From the genome of Alphaproteobacteria bacterium, one region includes:
- a CDS encoding TIGR03032 family protein, with product MPDTQEPDSPPSSVSSSRQFPDWLIEHELSLAFTTYQAGRLFLIGTNSERKLSIFERFFNRSMGLYATDDGLWLSSLYQLWRFTNALQSGQGHEGYDRLYVPRQSFTTGDLDIHDVAVDGEGRVVFVNTLFSCLATTSADHSFTPLWSPPFISKLAAEDRCHMNGLAMQDGKPRYVTAVSQSGVADGWRDRRTDGGCVIGVPDGEIIVDGLSMPHSPRVHDGKLWVLNSGTGWFGYVDTAAGKFEPVTFCPGYARGLAFHKGFAIVGLSKPRDGSFSGLELEDNLAARDAEARSGLIVIDLKSGDIVHWLRLEGLIEELYDVAILPGVRRPMALGFKTDEIRRLLSSDAPQPL from the coding sequence ATGCCCGACACTCAAGAACCTGATTCACCGCCATCATCGGTGTCGTCCTCGCGTCAGTTTCCCGACTGGCTGATCGAGCATGAGCTCAGCCTGGCCTTCACGACCTATCAGGCAGGCCGGCTGTTTCTCATTGGCACGAATTCCGAGCGGAAATTGTCGATTTTCGAGCGCTTCTTCAATCGCAGTATGGGTCTGTATGCGACCGATGACGGGTTGTGGCTGAGTTCGCTGTATCAATTGTGGCGCTTCACGAATGCGCTCCAGTCGGGCCAGGGGCATGAGGGTTACGACCGGCTTTACGTGCCGCGCCAATCCTTCACGACGGGCGATCTCGATATTCATGACGTCGCCGTCGACGGGGAAGGTCGCGTCGTCTTTGTCAACACGCTGTTCAGCTGCCTGGCGACGACCAGCGCGGATCACAGCTTCACGCCGCTGTGGTCGCCGCCCTTTATCAGCAAGCTTGCCGCCGAGGACCGTTGCCATATGAACGGGCTGGCGATGCAAGACGGCAAGCCCAGATATGTGACGGCTGTCAGCCAGAGCGGTGTCGCCGATGGCTGGCGTGACCGGCGTACGGACGGTGGCTGCGTGATCGGGGTGCCGGACGGCGAGATCATCGTGGACGGCCTGTCGATGCCCCATTCGCCGCGCGTGCATGACGGCAAGCTGTGGGTGCTGAATTCCGGGACCGGCTGGTTCGGGTACGTCGACACGGCCGCCGGGAAGTTCGAGCCCGTCACCTTCTGCCCCGGCTATGCGCGGGGGCTCGCGTTCCACAAGGGATTTGCCATCGTCGGTCTGTCGAAGCCACGCGACGGCAGCTTCTCCGGCCTCGAACTGGAAGACAACCTGGCCGCGCGGGATGCCGAGGCGCGCAGCGGGCTGATCGTGATCGACCTGAAGTCGGGCGATATCGTCCACTGGCTGCGACTCGAGGGGTTGATCGAGGAGCTCTACGATGTCGCGATTCTGCCGGGGGTGCGACGGCCGATGGCGCTGGGGTTCAAAACCGACGAGATTCGCCGGCTCCTGAGTTCAGACGCGCCGCAACCACTCTAA
- a CDS encoding IS6 family transposase codes for MRNPFRYFNSSPEVIRLTVMMYVRYPLSLRQVEDMLFERGIDICHETVRFWWNRFGPMFAAEIRKRRVHNRSYSHWRWHLDEVFVRINGETHYLWRAVDHEGEVLEVFATKRRDRRAALQFLKRAMKRYGHPKVIVTDRLRSYRAAMNVIGNAADQERGRWLNNRAENSHQPFRRREGAMSKFRDVKTLQKFAAVHASTFNHFNLDRHLNSRSVFKQNRSAALAEWRQLAA; via the coding sequence ATGAGAAATCCGTTCCGTTATTTCAACTCTTCGCCGGAGGTGATCCGCCTGACGGTGATGATGTATGTCCGCTATCCGCTGTCATTGCGCCAGGTTGAGGACATGCTGTTCGAACGTGGCATCGATATCTGCCATGAGACGGTTCGTTTCTGGTGGAACCGGTTCGGGCCGATGTTCGCCGCGGAGATCCGGAAGCGCCGGGTTCATAATCGTTCGTATTCGCACTGGCGTTGGCATCTGGACGAGGTTTTTGTTCGGATAAATGGCGAGACGCATTACCTGTGGCGCGCGGTCGATCACGAAGGCGAGGTGCTCGAAGTTTTCGCGACGAAACGCCGGGATCGTAGGGCTGCTCTTCAGTTTCTGAAGCGTGCGATGAAGCGGTATGGACATCCGAAAGTGATTGTCACCGACCGGCTTCGGTCATACCGGGCAGCGATGAATGTGATCGGGAATGCCGCCGATCAGGAACGCGGCCGCTGGCTTAACAACCGAGCGGAAAACTCACATCAACCGTTTCGACGAAGGGAAGGGGCGATGTCGAAATTCCGGGACGTAAAAACCCTGCAGAAGTTCGCCGCAGTTCATGCTTCAACCTTCAACCATTTCAATCTCGACCGCCACCTCAACAGCCGCTCCGTCTTCAAACAGAACCGCTCCGCCGCGCTGGCCGAGTGGCGTCAGTTGGCGGCATGA
- a CDS encoding dienelactone hydrolase family protein — MTVSVAVLGLSATPSAGDERYDRIEFPNVTGETTITGYILRSGTGGSNRWAVLAHACNGVLNGKGDIREKYSAMAFQLKENGVSSFLVDSHNSRGKNNICKTKDAHRSATPAKRIDDHIGAAAYIKKMYPDASIVLVGWGPGSLETMNTRNNLVSRTEQLFSAAALFYPPCRGGGGNSPYSPYAPMLIVVGENDNWEPAGKCEDLIREKSPHSAEMELKIYADTHHGFDNINQPVKEYKHASGRSTSGSNPASAQDAYDRIVGFFAEHTGAR; from the coding sequence ATGACAGTTTCCGTGGCGGTTCTCGGCCTGTCAGCAACCCCATCGGCTGGAGATGAACGATACGACCGAATCGAGTTTCCCAATGTTACCGGGGAGACTACGATCACCGGTTACATTTTGAGAAGTGGTACGGGCGGTAGTAACCGTTGGGCTGTATTGGCCCATGCATGTAATGGGGTTTTAAATGGAAAAGGTGACATTCGCGAAAAGTATAGCGCTATGGCGTTCCAACTTAAAGAAAACGGCGTCTCGAGTTTTCTGGTTGATAGCCACAATTCTCGTGGGAAAAACAACATTTGTAAAACAAAAGACGCGCACCGGTCAGCCACTCCCGCAAAGCGCATTGATGATCACATTGGCGCTGCCGCGTACATAAAAAAAATGTATCCCGATGCGAGTATTGTCCTAGTTGGTTGGGGGCCGGGTTCTTTAGAGACAATGAATACCCGCAACAATCTCGTTAGCCGAACGGAGCAGCTTTTCTCTGCGGCAGCACTGTTCTACCCGCCTTGCAGAGGTGGGGGCGGAAATTCACCCTATTCACCATATGCTCCGATGCTGATTGTTGTTGGTGAAAATGACAATTGGGAGCCCGCCGGAAAATGTGAGGATTTGATAAGAGAGAAAAGTCCTCACAGCGCAGAGATGGAATTGAAGATATACGCAGATACCCATCATGGATTTGATAACATCAACCAACCGGTCAAAGAATATAAACACGCATCGGGCCGTTCAACTTCCGGTAGCAATCCCGCGTCCGCCCAGGATGCCTATGACCGAATTGTAGGATTTTTTGCAGAACATACGGGCGCTCGTTAA